Part of the Lycium ferocissimum isolate CSIRO_LF1 chromosome 6, AGI_CSIRO_Lferr_CH_V1, whole genome shotgun sequence genome, AATACAAATTactgaaaaattagatttttagCGTCAAAAAATGACTGGTCATTAACATATCGCTATTTCCATTGCCTACATGCCATATGAGAAATTTTTATCACAAAAATGCATCTtttcataacatatatcttAAACATAAACAATTcagaaatataaaaataaaaagagatgaAAAGAGAAAGAGCTTTCAAATTAGTGAACAATTTCCAGTAATCCGCGATGACAAGAAGCATGTTATGGATATGTGTTCAATACTGTCCTCATGATCAACTCAAAGGTACCCGGGAGATAGCCTCTTTACCCACACAAAGACAGGgataaggtctgcatacactccACCCGTCCCATATCTCACTTATGTGAtcctatgttgttgttgttgatcaactcaataatttttttcctattctatcaaagaaaactcaaaacattttTATAAGATACATTATTCACCTTTTGCCCATAATATAGGGTCCAACAACTTTTTACTGTGTGTGTTTATCTTTTAGTGAGAAATTGAGAATGGATGTAACATGAGGGAGTTCAATGCGGGGCACGAGACTTGTAAGTAGCCGTTGATAAAAAAGCAGAAATTTTGTGGTAAGTAAGTGGGATGTTGAGTCGGTGAAAGCGATAGTCTTCAATTTTTCCATGGACGGCCAATTATATGTACTTTCTGTATTCCACCACTATTACacctatttaattttttttaacctactacgtataatatttatttacaaaGGATTCATACTGTCCACAGATTGTTTATGTTTTCCTATGATTTACGTTTCTGTCCTTTATTTTACTTTTGATGAGACTTTCATAATGTTTAAAGTGCACTAATTCGGAAGAGAATTAGTGCACTATTGGAATTGATATCTACATATCCTATCTCCTAAAATCTGAAGTagcaaataagaaaaaaaacatttgaaagaaatatatatgcagcaaaataatttattattatatgtataaaatatgcaACAGAAGGCGATCGTTTCACTTCTTAATCGATTCTCCGTAGGAGAAAAGAATTCTGGAGAAAAtagatttatttcttaaatgAGAACCATACACCTGTAAAATAATGAAAGAGCAATAGCAACTTTTTCAATCTGAAATGTTTCTGGAAAGTGATTAGTAGCAACTTTTTCAATTTGAAATGTTTTTGGAAAGTGATTAGAATTATTCCACTTAAAATTATTGTTATAAGATTTTGCAAAATTAACGGTCTAAAGCGCACctaaattatcatttttttcacaaatttcaTACTTCAACTATCCATTATTTCCTTTACTTACTTAATCACTCTCTTTGTAGTACAACACACCTCGATGCTGAGTTGGCCAAATATTTGAATCATTCGACAACAGGCACGTGGAGGCCAACTCAATATCGAGGTGTGTTTTAACGCAAAGAAAGTGATAATTTAGATAGGTAAATGGAATAACGGATAGTTAAGGTAAATGAAACAATAGCGAGTTTAAGtagatgtgtttttgaccattaactcaAAAATATGAGTAGTTAAATTTCCTCAATATGGTGCTACAAGTGAGATATGAAAAATCCAAACGTGACATATAAAATAAGGAAAGGTGATTCACCACCAAATTGGAGTACTATATAAACCTCTCATCCCTCACTCTTTTCACCCCACATCTTATCTCCCCTCTCTCTCCCTGACAAAAGAAAACCACTACTAACATTTGCCATTGCCAAAACCACTCTCAAAATGGCAAAGAACGTTGCTAGTGAAGGATCATTTACGGTTAAGGACTACCAAGATCCTCCACCAGAACCACTAATAGACCCAGTGGAGTTAACACAATGGTCCTTCTATAGAGCAATTATTGCTGAATTCATAGCCACGCTTCTCTTCCTTTACATTACTGTGCTGACTGTGATTGGTTACAAAAGCCAAAGTGACATGTCTAGTGATCCTTGTAGTGGAGTTGGGATTCTTGGTATTGCTTGGGCCTTTGGTGGCATGATCTTCATTCTTGTTTACTGCACTGCTGGTATTTCTGGTCAGtgaagaatttttcttctttcagtGTAATGTTTACCTTTTAATGAACTACTCCTAATTAACATGACATCTTTAGATCTAATTAATTAGTGTTACGCATTATGCTGAATTTTAATGTGTACTTTCCTCCGTTCCAATTCATGTTTCACCGTTTGAATAcgtacaaaattttaaaaaagaaagaaaatcttttgaaatttgtgaaacAAATTTTAGGCATTTATGTGCCTATAAATTTCTCCCTCCTTCCCGTATTAATTAGTTGTGACATCTTTCTTTTGCACGCTTcttaaaaatcataaataaaagatgtattttattATCTTATCCTTGTCTGTCTCCAATAAATTGTACTCTAATcaatatttagtattttaaaaaacatatgatattaaaggtaaaataggataaaaataattagtttcttcttaattttgtaaaatgacATGTATTTTTAGTCACCTTGACAACTACGCCCTCCGCCTCAAATTATCTGTTgtggttactaaaaatagttatctcaaattatttttagtaaccTTGACAACTACCCTTGATAGAATTTTGTTATTAATAcatatgacacataaatagaataaatatttaatggagagagattataacttacACATAAATAAGACTAAAGTTAGTCAAGTAtccctcctaattaatatttctaaaGAAGCGTGCAATAcaaaaaaacaattaataatttgagatggaggaagtaatatgggacggagggaagtATTTCATAAAGGGTCAAAGGGGAATCTTAAAGTTACTCTGCTTCTAATTATAGaataaagtaatttttttatttttgaacagactaaaaagaaaagtgtgccTCAGAAATTGACACGGGAATCCCCTAAAATTTTTAACGAAATTCAAAATTGGAACTGATATCTCTAAGCTAATCAAATTGGAATTGGTAAGTAAATGAAATTTCAAACTAGCAATAATTCCATTGCATTGCAGGTGGTCATATAAATCCAGCAGTAACATTTGGACTATTCTTGGCAAGGAAAGTATCACTAATAAGGGCAGTAATGTACATGGTGGCTCAGTGTTTAGGAGCGATTTGTGGTGTTGGTTTAGTTAAGGCTTTCCAATCAGGTTACTACCATCGATATGACGGAGGAGCCAATATGCTCTCTGCCGATTACAGTAAAAGCGTTGGATTGTCCGCGGAGATCATCGGAACTTTTGTTCTTGTTTACACTGTTTTCTCTGCTACTGATCCCAAGAGAAATGCTAGAGATTCTCATGTCCCTGTGAGTACTTACatatttttttgtcatccaAGCATGTTTTAATGTGTAGTTGTTTTAACCATCAGCTAAACATGTGTCTTTACTTGTCAAGTTGATAGTCAAGGAGAAATGGAAATAGGCACTCCCTCTTGcccaaaaagtttttttaaaaataattacatatttagaaactatgtaaaatatactataatttaaatatttaaaggaCACAGTAATAAATTGCGGTCGGGGAGATTCTCATGTCCTTTTGAgtatattattttttgtcatgGAAGCATGTTTTAATTAGTTTTTTAAGTATAACCTTCAGGCTCAGCTAAACATGTGTATTTTATTACTCCTACTAGTCAAGTTGATAGTCAAGGAGAAATGGACATAAGAGTAAttgattagaaaagaaaaaggtataTATATGAGGGCCAAGTAGATATGtacaaataaataagtaaactgTATATATTGCCATATTGGCACAGCAAATGCATCTCCATAAAGTTCGATTACCTTATTTGTATGCCCATGGTTGTCCTTATTAATATGATATGACGCAACTTCAAAAGTAGAGAGAGAGTGTTTAATACTTATTAAATTCTCGATCGAGTCATTTAATATAATATACTCTACATGCGAGGTCCTACCTACAcggggtatgttgttgttattgctgCTCATGAGTAATGTTGGGATGCTTAAGGTGATTTTGTTGATTTGTAGGTGTTGGCACCACTGCCAATTGGATTTGCAGTGTTCATGGTTCACTTAGCCACCATTCCCATCACCGGCACCGGAATCAACCCGGCTAGGAGTCTTGGAGCTGCTGTTATCTTCAACCAACACAAAGCTTGGAAAGACCATGTTAGCCTTTCCTCCTCTTGCATTTATGTTATAAAATTTAACATTTCCAGTGCAATTTGACATGATATAGAAGGCTCAGTACTTTATTTCTAATTTAACTTCACTTGTTATGGGCAATGATCTTCAACGACCTTTCAAGTAATCTAAGAGTGTGAACTCTTTCAAGATTCATGATTTAACAGAAAATAGTTGAACctttaaagaacaaatatccgtGGTATATCTCACTATTTGATAGTACTATAACCTTGACATTTTATGCTGAGTAATTTATTTCTATGTTTTTGCAGTGGATATTTTGGGTAGGACCTTTCATTGGAGCAGCCATTGCAGCATTCTACCATCAATTCATATTGAGAGCAGGTGCAGCTAAAGCCCTTGGTTCATTCAGGAGCAGTACTTCTCAAGTTTGATGACTATGATTTAATATATTTAAGAAAGGAAGGCCATTTGGGCTGGGGTTTCCAGTAATTGTTATTGTACTCTATTTATGTCTGCGTTAATGTTATTAGTAGTGGTCTTTTTTTCTAGCTCTCCTTGATACAAAAGTGATTGTCTTTGgaaagggattttttttttttgggtattccCTTTGTTGTTGGCAATTGACTTTTGGATCTACATTTTGTGCTTATGATCAATCTTTCTTTGTATTTTCTACTTCTATCTCGAGTCATTTCACTTTATGCTTCAGTCCACTTTTCATCTATGTTCTTTGGGtaattattttcctttcaaTGATGGGGTGATGTAATTCTTACAGATTCAAGTTTTGCACATTTATTCCTGTGGTCATCTATTTACAAGATAGAAATAGATTAAACAAAAACGAATCGTATCTCTCGTCATATCCCAAGGATtacatttccaaaatgtctatgtacaaaattgtgtgggggtGGGAGGGTGAGTATTGGCACTGTTGGGTTGTAGGAAGTTCATTTCTATAGTGAATGGGTAGTGGGAAATAATATTCCATGTATTATATTTACTGAAACTGCCCCAAagtgcatgattaggtcttgtCTGAAGTTGCTAAAAAGGGGAAGGAGCAATTCGAAGTTCCATCAGCCAGCAAGGATATATGGTGTTATCAACAGCTCCctcggttcaaaataagtgtcatcttaaaaaaaaaaaaaaaaaaaaaaaattccaaaatactttaggaa contains:
- the LOC132059540 gene encoding probable aquaporin PIP2-1, which produces MAKNVASEGSFTVKDYQDPPPEPLIDPVELTQWSFYRAIIAEFIATLLFLYITVLTVIGYKSQSDMSSDPCSGVGILGIAWAFGGMIFILVYCTAGISGGHINPAVTFGLFLARKVSLIRAVMYMVAQCLGAICGVGLVKAFQSGYYHRYDGGANMLSADYSKSVGLSAEIIGTFVLVYTVFSATDPKRNARDSHVPVLAPLPIGFAVFMVHLATIPITGTGINPARSLGAAVIFNQHKAWKDHWIFWVGPFIGAAIAAFYHQFILRAGAAKALGSFRSSTSQV